One segment of bacterium DNA contains the following:
- a CDS encoding metalloregulator ArsR/SmtB family transcription factor, whose translation MKELAKLFLLLAEPVRLQLLALLSIDEKCVCELYDPLGIPQSTASRHLAQLRTMGIVEANRKGVWMHYRLSPEHWKPIWVEPLNAAIKAAHAELPVELKVSSCCSLVTVTGEKLRKQTTASRRKPE comes from the coding sequence ATGAAAGAATTAGCTAAACTCTTTTTACTACTCGCAGAGCCAGTTCGGCTCCAGTTACTTGCGCTACTCTCGATAGATGAAAAGTGCGTCTGCGAGCTGTACGATCCGCTCGGAATTCCCCAAAGCACCGCTTCGCGTCACTTAGCACAATTGCGAACGATGGGGATAGTCGAAGCGAATCGGAAAGGTGTCTGGATGCATTACCGGCTTTCGCCAGAGCATTGGAAGCCGATTTGGGTCGAACCACTCAATGCCGCGATCAAAGCGGCACATGCTGAATTGCCAGTTGAGTTGAAAGTAAGTAGCTGTTGCAGTCTAGTTACAGTTACAGGTGAAAAACTGCGGAAGCAAACCACTGCATCCCGAAGAAAACCGGAGTAA